The genomic region ataaagaaagagccCTTTCTTCCTCTCCTTATTTTCAGCCAAGGGTGAGAGAGCAACACCAACTTTAACCAAGGCAAAGAGAGTGACTAAGATTTCTAACAAAGCAGAGAGGGAAACAGAGCctttttcttcctccttttcCTTGCTGTCGACTAAGAGTGAGAGAGACAAAGAGCTTTGGCCATGGTTAAGAGGaaaactgagtttttttttctctcttccattgTTGATTTCGTCCAAGTGAGAGAAAGACCCATAACTTCTTTTGCTTCCCGTGGTGGCAGTGAGTGTCCTTCtgcctcttttttgtttttgagaaaataatatttttgcttTTGTGAGTTATGGCTGAAGGAGAAGAACCACTGGGTTCTAGTAATGATAGTACTGCTAGGGTGGCTATGCTAGAAAGTGAGGCTACAGTTGGAGGCGTGGCTAAATCAATTGCTGGGGGTGATGATGTGGAGGTTAGGCCAGGAGAGCCCTTATTGCCACTGCAGGACCCATGGTATTGTTCATCTTCTTTGTTCCTAGCAGTTGGGGCTCTTGAGGTCAACCCACCCAGAGTGCCAAAGAAGTGAATTTCGAAAGGCGAAGCCCCCAGTCATGAGATAGCATGGGTCCCAGCTACTTCTGGCAAACTAGACCTgcaatttcaacaaaaagagCTTCTGCCAATTCCTATTCAATTTTTGTGTCCTTGTGGCACGACCGTTGGTTGGTTAGATTGGGTGGAGAAAAAGGTTACCGATGAAGGATTTTGTCAGATTTTGAAGGATGCCAAGATTTTTGAAGTTGTGGTTTTATCCCGTGGGTGGAACATGTACAGAGATGTGAGAGCACTTCGCTTTCTGGTGAGCCGCTGGAATACCGATATCCacactttattttttccttGGGGTGAGACTACATTCACCCTTGAGGATCTAAAAGGATCTGTTTGCTGCCTAGCATGGGAAACGTGAACCCATTAGAGCTAGGGTTGTTTGATGAGGAGTCTGTGATTGCCAGAAAGCTGCTAGAGACTTTTGGAGGTACCTCTGAATCTTCGCGAGGTAATAgagctagatttttttttcagatttctgAATTTAATGAGCACGAGGATGTTAATGCAAGAAGAGCTGCCTTTTTAGCCTTATGGATGAGCAAGTGTGTGTTCAATTCTAACCCGGTTCAATTTATGAAACCATTTACTTTTCCTTTAGCTGTAGTATTATGCAGAGGTGTGTCCCTTCCCTTATGTACTTTTGGTTTAGGCACTCTTTATTCTGAGCTTGATAGGTTACGCAGTGATGAGCTTAAAGGGTCACTATACCACATTATTGAGTCTAGtattaatgtagtattgttgCAAACTTTCATATGGGAGCATTCAAAGGATTATGTTGATGCTAGTAAAAATGTTGGTGATGTGAAGGCGACCAATTGGGTGGTCAGAGCTACTGGCCTTAATGGTGAGCTTCAACTTCTTGGGTTTGAAGATGGTCTTCCTTTGCTTATGAAGTGGATGGGGTTGAAGGTTTGGAGCCTTCCTTCAATCACATTGTTGGATGATGGGGCTCACTTTGCTTGGAAGCCCTATTCTTATGTTGCTATTGGGTTCTGCTGTTCGAACCCTTTTCCAAATGCTAGGCTCGGATCTCAAGAGTTTGGGCTGAATAATCACAAAAAGATTCCCAACATCCTGCTCATCACATCCCTTTCATATATTTCATATCCAAGTGGTGTCGAATTTGATTTGACACAATAAAATCCCCATAGAGTTTTGAGGAAATTCGGGTTTGATCAAGATGTTCTGGACATTAACACCATAGGATGTCCTTTGAGTGATGAAATGAAGCCACTGGTTCATGATACAGCAATGGTTAGCAAGGTAGAGAGAGACTTGGTTCCAAGTAGACACTGTGAGGGGTACGCTACCACAAACCTGAAGTTGTATTGGAGGAAGGTGATAAGCACCTTTGTTGATTATGTGAGCAGCCGAGAGGTTGAGAAAGTAGTGATACGTCCTCCTTTAAGGGAACTTTCTGCCAATACTCGGCTTATTCCAATTACAAGAGCAGCTTCATCATGGGGCCACTAGACAGAATCTGGAATTTTCTGAATGGCGGGCTAACCTCAATGGCTGGGTGGTTCATGGGGGCAATGTTCCCATAGAATGGAGTGAGAAGAATGTCATAGCAAAAGCCCCTAAGTCCAATCTAGCCACTGGTGCACCCAAGAGGTATCGTGGTAAATCACCCTCCTCCGAAGACAAGCCCAAAAAAGTGAGATGAAAGAGAGCAAGTGTTGCTGTTAGGAACACTTTTTCTTTCGTCTTTAGACTATTGTACACTACCtctacatgtggtacttacAAGCTCAAGGCTGGCAGTCCTAAGCCCCCATCTATTGTCCAATTTGGTTCTGATGCAGCTCCAGCCACTAAGTCCAATGTCCCAGCTACTGCATCTGCTAGTTCGTCCTCACCAATGAAGTAATACAGAAGGAAGACTAGTGCTGGCAGAATAAAGGTTCTTAAATCTTCAAAAAAGGTATTCTCACAAAGCCCTTATCTTCTTACATcctttctatcttttttctttccttctttgcctttatttttGGTGCTAACCATATGTTCTCATAGTTGCAACAGTTTGGTGCTAGCGAAGGGACACAATTAGAGGGGTATGATCTTAAGTATGCAGCTGCTGACTTCGGTAAACTACTGTTCCTTACTTCGGTTTCTTCTCACATTTCCTCTCCTGACGTCCTTTGTTCTCTAGGTCCAATTGATGAAGATATAGAGATAGCTGGCAAGAGTCCTGCTGCGGATGTTACTGCTGGAGAGACTGCTGCTGAGATGCTTGGTCAAGGATATGCTAGTGAGGATCCTGAGGTCATTGTTTCTGGAGAAGCTGTTGCTGGCAAAGGTTCTGATGTTACTGTCACTGCTGGAGAAGCTATTGTTGGTGTGCCCAGCCAAGGACACATTGCTTCTTCGACTATTCACGATGTACCCCAAAGCGAAGAACCTCCAGGTATGATAACTTTGAGTCATTTATATTCAGTAAAACAAGTTTCTTGTTCAATAATACTTGGTTGCATGAATGCTTTCTGTTACTGCTGGGGACATAATCATGCCTCTTTTTGTAGAGCTACGGGTTGAATCTTCCGGTGCTGCCATCAAGGGAATGAGCCTTGAAGAATTCTTGGAGAAATTTGcagaagatgaagagaatgAAAAAGTGGCAACTGACTTCTATCCCCTTTCAAGTGATGCTGTCATGTTCTAGCAGTCTGAAATTCCTGCAGAAGGTCAATCACTGCTGGCAGCAATTGTAAGGAAACACCCACACTTCATGGCTGGATGCAAGCTAGGTGCTTCATTGAGGAAATCTGGACTTCAATTGCTCATTGCAGTGCTGCTGAATATGCAGCGTACAAAGCTTGAGAGTTCAAACTTGAAGAAAGCACTTGAGTGGAAAAATGCTCTTAAGATTTGGAGTCCAATTCATCCTTGATAAGATTCGGGCTGCTGTCGAGGCTTGTATTGCTCAAGATGATGAGTTCACAGTGAAGATAGCTGATCTTGAGAGAGAAATTGCAACAAAGAGAGCTGAGCTTTCACTTTTGTTGAGTCAGAGAGATGGAATGATACAATCCTTGTCAGCTGCAGGTGCTTCTTCCTCAGCATAAACCTTCGGCGATGGATTATTTGACTAgcttttttatcattattagtagcttggtattttggaaaatttgtttttaaattatgatGTACTGAAACATGTTATGTATTTTGGGTTTATTTAGCTATGTAGGCTATGTTTTGTGCAAAGGTGCACCAGCCATGTGAACTTTATGTGGTAACTCAATATTTCCCCAAATGTGCAAGCTATGTTTTGTTTATGCACAAGTGTTTGAACTTGTTTTGTGAAAAATGCTTTATTTATCAAAGAATAGTATATTCAAGCCGAAATATAGTTATGGAAATCATATACATAATCTTGAAAATACTTATTGTGTTCATAACTATTTTGGTTCAAGATGCCCAGCTGCTAGGGTTGTAACTTTATTCACAGCTTAGAGTATGTATGTTTATGTATGGAAAGTAATATTAGGGTACTCGTAAATATAAGAAATTCATATTTGAGGCAAAAGGCAATGCTTAATTCTTATTCACATAGTAGTGGTTTAAAAAATCCCAGTATTCGTCAACATGATCTTTTTGACTTGCTGTGACCTCTTAAGGCAATTCTTCAAAAGACTGTTCATCATTTATCACCACATTGGCTAATTCCATCACTATTTTGGTCTTGAGGTTATACACCCTATAGGCTTTGCTTGAGCTTGAGTATCCTAAGAAGATTCCTTTATCACTTTTGGCATCAACAAGCCTAGGAAGATtcctcaataaaaaaaaaataaaggcatcGAACTTGTAATCAATTCATGAAAATAGCTACTTAGCCTTATAAAggttattagttttaaaatctaattggaatAAGATGGTAAATtgggtattataaatatatttttggaagaGCTTAtgattttctataaatttcacTAGCTTTTttctaggaaaaaaattattgaaaatcatAAACACTTTAAAATATCTGGTAAAAATGTAAATTCAGTGATAGCCGACCATAGCAATATATTATTGCACCGTCCAtaattttattccaaaaaaaaaaaaatcaatgtattGATATCTGGTAGTCTATCCATGTTTTAGAACCAatgttttgttattgttgtggtTTCTGTAGAAAATAAAtagaaaccaaaaattaaaaattgaaaaaaagggaaaaacgCCATGTATATATGTAgaatataattaatttgttctCTCCAGGGTGTGATTCataatatgtaatgtatataGATAAATTCACACAATTTTATGATCCATGCGCTCTTGTTCATCCATGGTGTTACAAAGATTTTTACCCCTTGTCTCTGGCAAAATAATCACAATGAAACTACACAAAAATATTGTCAGTCCAAAAGTTCCGAAAGATAGGAATTTATTTCTCTTCCCTGCTGAAGTCAATATCGGATCAAAcacacaaccaaacacaactGCTTGCCTAACTAATGTTGTGGCCGAGTTCCTCACACTTGTTGGAAATAACTCAACTACGAATATCATCAACACATTATATGCCAAGGCAGTGCAGAATAAAGATGCTAGTTCAAACCCAATCCGTATGCCTTCTGTACCACTGCCTACTACACCACAAATTATGCTGCATATGCCACTTATTACACATAAGGCGAACAACGAACCTTTCCTTTTCCATTTTGCTATAAAGAAAAGGGTTACCAAATTTGTAGGTATTAACATTGAGGCATTTAATATGACACCCAAATAAATGTTGAAACCCAAATTTCTTACACCGAATAACAAGCCAAAGTATACCAATCCAATGCCAAAACCAAATACCATAGTTGCTATTATCCGTTGCAAAGCCCATCTTCTCTTAAATAAGTccttcatcaatttgtaaggATTAAGTTTTGATATTTCTTGCCCAAGATGAATGCTAGATAGGTATGAGTCTAAACTATTGCCTTCTATAGATGCAAGTTTTCTCAATATTGCTTTGGCTTCTATGTCACGCCCTTCCGTGAAAAGCCATCTAGGAGACtcatacacaaaaaaataagcAATGATGCAATATAAGATTGCTGGAATGGAAGTCCAGAGATAGAGAAATTTCCATGATGAACCTTTGTTCAAATAGGCCACAGCTGGTAAGCATAGTAAACCGAGCGAAAACAAGATAAATGTCATTGTCCCTATTTGGCCACGCCATTTTTTTCCCACCCTCTCACTTAACAAAATCAGAGTGCATGTAGTAATTGATGCACGACCAAACCCGCTTAAAAGTCTCAAGCTCAAGTACATCCAAATGTTCATCGAAAATGCTGTGATAAGCGAGGCAAAACACATTATTAGGCATGAGAGGAAAAGCAAGTTCTTCCtaccaaaatagaaatcacCAAGTGTAGCAAGACTGAATCCCCCAATTAAGTTGCCTACAAAGAAGGATGAAGCAGGAAGGCCTGTGATGAATGAACTAGCACATTCAAGACCCCATTCCGAAATGATTGTCTTGTGAGAAGATTCATCCCAAGACCGAGCACCTTTTGGGAGTTGGCAAATATTGGAGCTTGGGTTGCATGTTGTGTTGAAGTTGCAATGCCATTTTGGGTCAGCATCAGCAAAGACATTGATAAATGTTTGTTGTGCATCAAAAAACCCTAGGAATGCTACAAGGATGGCTTGAATGAATTGAGACCACCCAAAATCTCCTAAACATTTTTCGATTGTCTCTTCTAGAGACAAGGAAGGAAGGTCTTGGTTGAGTCCTGGATTCTCTTGGTCAGCAGAGTTTGTCCCCGTGACATTATGGGCTGCAGTTGATATTTCCATAAAGCTCTGATAACTCTGGCTTGTAGAATTATTATTTAAGATCTGATGGTCTTGTGCCCATTAAACTGTATTAGGATAAAATTTGACTAACTCAACCATGCAATTAATAGCACCACAATGTATACAAATCATGGTATGCCATGATAATACATGGAATTTGCCGACTCCATCATGGTAAGTCATGACAAACAAGCAACTTGCAACTATTTTCTAAAAGTGGGTTTAGGCTTGTTCCTATCTCtctttattctaaaaaaatttaaattaaattaaatattttaccGTTTATTTAATTGATTGATCACTGGGCTGGACCTTAAAggttaattcaataattaccaCCACTCCCCATTGGTACGGTagtcactctacaaatataaatacttgtggggtgtggggggcaagaagttgggtttaagtctctagaaaagagcttcacatacatatacacttaataAATTGattcaaaaatattgaaaactaAGTTtgaaccttttattttatttttgaaaaacaaaacacagAATTTGAACTTGATACTATAGAATGTCATCTCTGTCCTAAGATCAGTAATTTTTGCTTTGTTTAGGCAACACACTCCTTTGGACATGATGACAGGCAAAGAGGATACTTATCCCTAAACCTTCTCTTTGTCTATTcctaaaaatcaattataatttatcctTCACCCAATAACATTTATTTCGTTTGTCTAATTCTGATATATTAAAACTTTGCCTCAAACCCATGAACCAATATTTCTCTCCCCTCTCTCCGTACATGTgtgtattaaaatatttagtattctaaaaaaataaataaataaataactaaatctaTCCATCACAAAGGCAGCCTCATTAACACATGCAGCCAACAATTTCTATCTTCTAGCATTAATCGGATTCACcaagtgtggggagtaaaaggaccctgatggggatgtgggcctttgggccatgctaaggaaggccaacctgctcttgggtttagaactgtttagtactacgggtcggcccatacgccgaggatccgaggatctagccgaggatgaatttcccttcggacggacaccggagaactcgggatttcatggtaaaggttagggaatgacacggtcaagaccaatggttaaagggggtgaacccttgaatgtcctagaagcaccgatgttagagaaatatcaaagataaaggctgctacctccacattaaagaccctgcacctaccaccctggccgcattaatggggaagtgacacctgaacagtggaagggaaacttttggttactattcaaaggattcaaaggcactgagaaaagaaatatctaggctaagggggagttggggcaacacgtgtacaatgtatcaaaaagaagagtatttaaggagcaacttagaacagaaatagGGATTCACTTTTTTGGTaatctaaaaaggaaaagaaacaaagagcaagaaataatataagaacaactcttggcatacgtccgaggaggttgatttacaatattccttgttatTTCCAGGTGTTTATAATCTGTGGCTTGTCATTTAACcctcacatacttctaacctggatttcaagcccacactctacaaattcatattgtttaaggctcattgggcctgaacccgtaactgttcttggggccaggtgcaattgtgcacttacaattggcgccgtctgtggggaacctagtctagaagaggtagggatattatggtaGGCTTAGGCTCttaccatgcagagtcacagggatcacaaccggaagatcatttcgaacgtcttgaacgtcgaagggatcgtgaagggagtgtccatacagaaacccaggcgctagccatactcatggcgggggtagcaccacccacgaggagggttctaaatccatgcagaaggaaatcaattgtttgaagaggaagttatgccgtgctaaacgtaagtttTCACCATCCTCGTCTAATTCTTCTTCGGAGAAGGGTAGGGGAAgtggctacagttcaaggtcgcgctcccccaccagtgcaacatcctccggtgaggaggacgaccagccaacccgcagacgtaagaagcttcattctaggggcttaggcaacgatactatgagtagggcgttgcaccaactctctaaatctccgttttcatggaggattgagagggggaggcttcccaggaggttcacccagcccacctttaccatctataatggccggactgatccggtggagcacgtgagtcacttcaaccagaggatggcagtgcactctcacaatgagactctgatgtgcaaagttttcccctccagcttgggacctgtggctatgagatggtttaacggtctcaaatcggggtctgtaggctcgtttggggagctaactagggcattcgcttcgcggttcattacgtgtagcagagtccctcgaccattggactcgctgctatccatggccatgaaggaaggggagacactgaaagcatactccgaccgatactgggagatgtttaacgagatagatggtgactttgatgaggtggcgcttaatacctttaaggtaggtcttcctactgaccatgacctaagaaagtctttgacgaaaaagcccgtccgtagTGTACGCCGCCtaatggatcgtattgatgagtacaaaagggtagaggaagaccagaagcaggggaagggaaaggagaaggttatcccgcaagagagaagggatttcaggtcggacagatatcacaacaacaagccgaggagggattactttgGACAATcaggctcggcagcacctcaggctgtaaatactgtgttccgagaaccagtgcatcagttactagaaaaagttcgtaaagagcccttcttcagatggcccagcaagatggcaggggaccccgcgaaaagaaatcaaaatctcttttgtcagtaccatcaggatgtgggccacactaccgagaactgtcggaccctgtggaaccatctggagcaactcgtcagtgagggaaagttaaagcagcacttgtgtcagcccactgggcaggtcagtcaagtggGCTCAAAtaaccagaggaacaattcatctcagccagcattgggaacaattaatgttatcttcgctgcacctggtaggaccagCTCAGGTCCCattagggtgatggcggtttcccatcctcaggctgaggatgtgggtagcaggtcgaagagattaaagggcactttacccgtcttgggtttctccgaggaggataaggtagggactatccagccccatgacgatgctcttgtggttaccctcaggatagggaactatgatgtgagaagggtgatgatagatcagggcagcggtgcagatatcatgtaccctgatctatttaaggggctaaggttggaattggaagatctaactccttacgactccccacttataagcttcgaagggagagtcgtcgtgccgaagggacagatccgtttacccgttcaatccggcacagaaacggttgaggtggatttcattgtggttgacgcgtactctccatatacagccatcctcgccaggccatggctgcacgctctgggagctgtctcctctaccttgcacgttaaggttaaattcccctcgggggagcatgttgaggaaatcctcggcagccaggtagtggccaggcaatgcatatcggttGCGGTGCTTTgtcagtcagaaattgagtcatcaactttgcccatccaggagtcatagcaattaacagctccggaggcacctggagcgatgacaggagatgaggctgtttgtgaggagttagagaagtttgtaatagcagatgatccagagaggttcttccaagttggcatacgtttgccacaccaagagaagatggagttgttggaatttctgaagaataatatagatgtctttgcgtgggacccctatgaggctccaggcgtagatccgagcttcatttgtcatcgtttaaacgtcaatcctgccattgttccgaggaggcagccacctcggcgatcttcccgagaacattctgaggttgtgaaggaagaggttcttaaactcaaaagggcgggggctatcaaagaagtttctaccctgagtggttggctcatactgttgttgttaaaaagaagaacggcaaatggagagtatgtgtggactttactgatctgaacaaggcctgtcctaaagattcgttcccgatgccacgtattgatcaactggtagatgctactgtcggacatcctcggatgagtttcttggacgcctttcagggttaccaccaaattcccttggcgttggaggatcaggagaagactgctttcattactccaactgggaactatcattataaggtcatgccatttgggttaaaaaatgctggggctacttaccaaagaatgatgacccggatgtttgaacagcaactggggagaACCATTGAAgtgtacgtggatgatatggtggtgaagagtaagacagtactttcacacatgacagatctggccgacaccttccagatgctaagaaagtataagctgcgccttaacgcctccaagtgttcttttggcgtggggtctggaaagtttttgggatatatgattactcataggggcatagaggtaaacccagtgcaggttaaggctattcagaatttgcagccgccttggaacccaaaagagatccagaaattaaccggaatgattgctgcgttgaatagatttatctctcgat from Castanea sativa cultivar Marrone di Chiusa Pesio chromosome 11, ASM4071231v1 harbors:
- the LOC142615618 gene encoding organic cation/carnitine transporter 3-like, with the translated sequence MEISTAAHNVTGTNSADQENPGLNQDLPSLSLEETIEKCLGDFGWSQFIQAILVAFLGFFDAQQTFINVFADADPKWHCNFNTTCNPSSNICQLPKGARSWDESSHKTIISEWGLECASSFITGLPASSFFVGNLIGGFSLATLGDFYFGRKNLLFLSCLIMCFASLITAFSMNIWMYLSLRLLSGFGRASITTCTLILLSERVGKKWRGQIGTMTFILFSLGLLCLPAVAYLNKGSSWKFLYLWTSIPAILYCIIAYFFVYESPRWLFTEGRDIEAKAILRKLASIEGNSLDSYLSSIHLGQEISKLNPYKLMKDLFKRRWALQRIIATMVFGFGIGLVYFGLLFGVRNLGFNIYLGVILNASMLIPTNLVTLFFIAKWKRKGSLFALCVISGICSIICGVVGSGTEGIRIGFELASLFCTALAYNVLMIFVVELFPTSVRNSATTLVRQAVVFGCVFDPILTSAGKRNKFLSFGTFGLTIFLCSFIVIILPETRGKNLCNTMDEQERMDHKIV